One Comamonas endophytica DNA window includes the following coding sequences:
- the prpR gene encoding propionate catabolism operon regulatory protein PrpR: protein MRHALPETDLPRLCFVSYRHIRELAMPVIAEYTGRAHIEVVDGTFGGALAIARDRLEKGVVDAFVSAGSNAHILRQGLQVPVATIQLTGFDLLQVLIRARRQASRVGVVMYGQTIPELEEVKDLLNIEVRQYAYQTPGDARQCFDALRRAGFEVIVGSSLVVELAQEAGLHGLLAYSLSSVRKGFDDAIELARITRLEAGRYEQLHGVLDNLQEAVLAVDRNERIIAMNPPMRQLLGSPQPAEGVALGTLEPALSLKSILDSGQQERAVAIRLAQRDWIANRTPMREHGQIVGAALTLYDARTIQDADSKLRRLQRQKHHLARHGFDSVIGTSPLLRQAIAKARRFARTEVPVLVTGESGVGKEVFAQAMHNASLRADRPFVAVNCASFPESLLESELFGHEEGAFTGARRGGKMGLLEAAHTGTLFLDEIGDMPLQMQTRLLRVLQEGEITRLGATVQIPVNVRVVAATHQPLEQLVAQGRFRQDLYYRLNTLRLQLPALHQRREDIAPLLHGFLQRCLRRHGVQLDAPRLLAPLMPGLLRYGWPGNVRELENIAERIAVFAMDCESLQQIDYQEIRDACSEVFGTAAAVPSDAEASLAERLAGALEAAGGNRAKAAQSLGVSRTTFWRWCREQGVEAHATGH, encoded by the coding sequence ATGCGACACGCGCTGCCCGAAACCGACCTGCCCCGCCTGTGCTTCGTGAGCTACCGCCACATCCGCGAACTCGCCATGCCGGTGATCGCGGAGTACACCGGCCGGGCGCATATCGAGGTCGTGGACGGAACCTTCGGCGGCGCCCTGGCGATTGCCCGTGACCGCCTGGAGAAGGGCGTGGTCGATGCCTTCGTCAGCGCCGGCTCCAATGCCCATATCCTGCGCCAGGGCCTGCAGGTGCCGGTGGCCACCATCCAGCTCACGGGCTTCGACCTGCTGCAGGTGCTGATCCGCGCGCGGCGCCAGGCTTCGCGCGTGGGCGTGGTGATGTACGGGCAGACCATTCCCGAGTTGGAAGAGGTCAAGGACCTGCTGAACATCGAGGTGCGCCAATACGCCTACCAGACCCCCGGGGACGCGCGCCAGTGCTTCGACGCGCTGCGCCGCGCCGGCTTCGAGGTGATCGTCGGCTCCAGCCTGGTCGTGGAGCTGGCGCAGGAGGCGGGCCTGCATGGCTTGCTGGCCTATTCGCTGAGCAGCGTGCGCAAGGGCTTCGACGACGCCATCGAGCTCGCGCGCATCACCCGGCTGGAAGCGGGCCGCTACGAGCAGCTGCATGGCGTGCTGGACAACCTGCAGGAGGCCGTGCTGGCCGTGGACCGCAACGAGCGCATCATCGCCATGAACCCGCCCATGCGCCAGCTGCTGGGCAGCCCGCAGCCGGCCGAAGGGGTGGCGCTGGGAACGCTCGAGCCCGCGCTGTCGCTGAAATCCATCCTGGATTCCGGCCAGCAGGAGCGCGCCGTGGCCATTCGCCTGGCGCAGCGCGACTGGATCGCCAACCGCACGCCCATGCGCGAGCACGGGCAGATCGTGGGCGCGGCGCTGACGCTCTACGACGCACGCACCATCCAGGACGCCGACAGCAAGCTGCGCCGGCTGCAGCGCCAGAAGCACCACCTGGCGCGCCACGGCTTCGACAGCGTCATCGGCACCAGCCCCCTGCTGCGGCAGGCCATCGCCAAGGCCCGGCGCTTCGCGCGCACCGAGGTGCCGGTGCTGGTGACCGGCGAGAGCGGCGTCGGCAAGGAGGTCTTTGCCCAGGCCATGCACAACGCCAGCCTGCGGGCGGACCGGCCCTTCGTCGCGGTGAACTGCGCCTCCTTTCCCGAGAGCCTGCTGGAGAGCGAGCTGTTCGGCCACGAGGAAGGCGCCTTTACCGGCGCGCGCCGCGGCGGCAAGATGGGCCTGCTCGAGGCCGCCCACACCGGCACCCTGTTCCTCGACGAGATCGGCGACATGCCGCTGCAGATGCAGACCCGCCTGCTGCGCGTGCTGCAGGAAGGCGAGATCACCCGGCTGGGTGCCACCGTGCAGATTCCCGTCAACGTGCGCGTCGTTGCGGCCACGCACCAGCCGCTGGAGCAGTTGGTGGCCCAGGGGCGCTTCCGGCAGGACCTCTACTACCGCCTCAACACCCTGCGGCTGCAGCTGCCGGCCCTGCACCAGCGCCGCGAGGACATCGCGCCGCTGCTGCACGGTTTCCTGCAGCGCTGCCTGAGGCGCCACGGCGTGCAGCTCGACGCGCCCCGGCTGCTGGCCCCGCTGATGCCCGGGCTGCTGCGCTACGGCTGGCCCGGCAACGTGCGCGAACTGGAGAACATCGCCGAGCGCATCGCCGTGTTCGCCATGGACTGCGAGAGCTTGCAGCAGATCGACTACCAGGAGATCAGGGATGCGTGCAGCGAGGTGTTCGGCACCGCCGCCGCGGTGCCATCGGACGCCGAGGCAAGCCTGGCCGAAAGGCTGGCCGGCGCGCTGGAGGCGGCGGGTGGCAACCGCGCCAAGGCGGCGCAGTCCCTGGGCGTCAGCCGGACCACCTTCTGGCGCTGGTGCCGGGAGCAGGGCGTGGAGGCGCACGCGACCGGGCATTGA
- a CDS encoding XdhC family protein, translating into MNHIDITVLQQLQRWRAQGLHAVLATVVRTWGSSPRPVGAMMALCENGQTVGSVSGGCIEDDLLQRYTHLGEQMDHALGWAQPPQRVTYGVTADEAHRFGLPCGGTLELVLEFDPDAGALEQLTSQLLGGALVCRSVDLGTGQVTLTEAEAPQAPGIDTQALHNVLGPGYRMLLIGAGTLSEYLATMAIFNGFVVTICDPRQEYMDSLQIQGVQRCALMPDDAVTDFKPDLRSCVIALSHDPKLDDLALLEALQSPAFYVGAIGSRRNARSRRERMQEHFDVAPETLARLHSPAGLSIGSKTPAEIAVSIMAQVIARKNGNVTGLPEGQVGQAAPLDLR; encoded by the coding sequence ATGAACCACATCGATATCACCGTCCTCCAACAACTGCAGCGCTGGCGCGCCCAGGGCCTGCACGCCGTGCTGGCCACCGTCGTGCGCACCTGGGGATCGTCGCCCCGCCCCGTCGGCGCCATGATGGCGCTGTGCGAGAACGGCCAGACCGTGGGCTCGGTGTCCGGCGGCTGCATAGAGGACGACCTGCTGCAGCGCTACACGCACCTGGGAGAGCAGATGGACCATGCGCTCGGCTGGGCCCAGCCGCCGCAGCGCGTGACCTATGGCGTGACGGCCGACGAGGCGCACCGTTTTGGCCTGCCATGCGGCGGCACGCTGGAGCTGGTGCTGGAGTTCGATCCCGACGCCGGCGCGCTGGAACAGCTGACCAGCCAGCTGCTCGGGGGTGCGCTGGTATGCCGCAGCGTGGACCTCGGGACCGGCCAGGTCACGCTGACCGAGGCCGAGGCGCCGCAGGCACCCGGCATCGACACCCAGGCGCTGCACAACGTGCTCGGTCCCGGCTACCGCATGCTGCTGATCGGCGCCGGCACCCTGAGCGAATACCTCGCGACCATGGCCATCTTCAACGGCTTCGTCGTCACCATCTGCGACCCGCGCCAGGAATACATGGACTCGCTGCAGATCCAGGGCGTGCAGCGCTGCGCACTGATGCCCGACGACGCCGTGACGGACTTCAAGCCCGACCTGCGCAGCTGCGTCATCGCCCTCAGCCACGACCCCAAGCTCGACGACCTGGCCCTACTCGAAGCCCTGCAGAGCCCAGCCTTCTACGTCGGCGCCATCGGCTCGCGCCGCAACGCCCGGAGCCGCCGCGAGCGCATGCAGGAACACTTCGACGTCGCGCCTGAAACGCTCGCGCGACTGCATTCGCCCGCGGGGCTGTCGATAGGCAGCAAGACGCCGGCGGAGATCGCAGTGAGCATCATGGCGCAGGTGATCGCGCGCAAGAATGGGAATGTGACGGGGTTGCCTGAGGGCCAGGTTGGACAGGCTGCACCGCTGGACCTGCGTTGA
- a CDS encoding CaiB/BaiF CoA transferase family protein produces MTLEHITVLDLTHMLSGPYGTMLLADMGARTIKVEPPGAGEGTRRLLENDPEYSRNGMGAYFLTLNRNKQSVCVDLKSDTGREVFLDLVRHADVVFDNFSVGVTQRLGIDHASLAQVNPRIITCSVTGFGETGPHTQRPAFDQVVQAMGGGMSITGTPQTGPTRSGIPTGDLAGGMFGAMGVLAALVERAHTGVGQHVDVSMLDAQISMLNYMATMYFMSGNVPEGIGNGHFVHVPYNCYPTADGHIIVACIGDSFFERFIECIPHEALLDPAYRQQPARYADKDKIDAIVSEVLSTQGTEHWLKVLGAARIPCGAVNNFAQALSDPQVLARDMVATVDLPDGQQLRMPGNPIKLSASPATAYTAPPALGQQTQAVLGGVLGYPAEKMESLRQAGAIA; encoded by the coding sequence GTGACACTCGAACATATCACCGTCCTCGACCTGACCCACATGCTGTCGGGCCCCTATGGAACCATGCTGCTGGCCGACATGGGCGCGCGCACCATCAAGGTGGAGCCGCCGGGCGCGGGCGAGGGCACGCGCCGCCTGCTCGAGAACGACCCGGAGTATTCGCGCAACGGCATGGGCGCGTACTTCCTGACGCTCAACCGCAACAAGCAAAGCGTCTGCGTGGATCTCAAGAGCGATACCGGGCGCGAGGTCTTCCTCGACCTGGTGCGGCATGCGGACGTGGTGTTCGACAACTTCAGCGTCGGCGTGACGCAGCGCCTGGGCATCGACCATGCGTCGCTGGCGCAGGTCAATCCGCGCATCATCACCTGCTCCGTCACGGGCTTCGGCGAGACCGGCCCGCACACCCAGCGCCCGGCCTTCGACCAGGTGGTGCAGGCCATGGGCGGCGGCATGTCGATCACCGGCACCCCCCAGACCGGCCCGACGCGCAGCGGCATTCCCACCGGCGACCTGGCCGGGGGCATGTTCGGCGCGATGGGCGTGCTCGCCGCGCTGGTGGAGCGCGCACACACCGGCGTGGGCCAGCATGTGGACGTGTCGATGCTCGATGCGCAGATCTCCATGCTCAACTACATGGCGACGATGTACTTCATGTCCGGCAACGTGCCCGAAGGCATCGGCAACGGCCACTTCGTGCACGTGCCCTACAACTGCTATCCCACGGCGGACGGCCACATCATCGTGGCGTGCATCGGCGACTCCTTCTTCGAGCGCTTCATCGAATGCATTCCGCACGAGGCGCTGCTGGACCCGGCCTACCGCCAGCAGCCGGCGCGCTATGCCGACAAGGACAAGATCGATGCCATCGTCTCCGAGGTGCTGAGCACGCAGGGCACGGAGCATTGGCTCAAGGTGCTGGGCGCAGCGCGCATCCCGTGCGGCGCGGTGAACAACTTCGCCCAGGCGCTGAGCGATCCGCAGGTGCTGGCGCGCGACATGGTGGCGACCGTGGACCTACCGGACGGGCAGCAGCTGCGCATGCCCGGCAACCCGATCAAGCTCTCCGCCAGCCCCGCCACGGCCTACACCGCGCCGCCCGCGCTGGGTCAGCAGACCCAGGCGGTGCTGGGCGGCGTGCTCGGCTACCCGGCAGAGAAGATGGAAAGCCTGCGCCAGGCCGGCGCGATTGCCTGA